A region from the Marinobacter sp. SS13-12 genome encodes:
- a CDS encoding efflux RND transporter periplasmic adaptor subunit: protein MKPLVMRLGFLAGLWCFALSQVQAQDRPGVELEQVETSDIISEVSLNGTVNALRTSRLSTAVAGLVDGVRVETGGRVARGDLLMSLDDEQAEFELESARAEASEARVRLEEAQRRLAEARSVGAGRNIAATEVSARESEVAATEAALARLRAEEKRRQVVLDRHRIEAPFDGVVSNRASDLGEWVTPGDELLTLVDITNLRLDFRVPQDYYQRITDASELLVQAKGVDQKPVPVTIESLVPVSDTRARTFLLRATGPEALKVLPGMAVQATLRVSTGEQGLTVSRDAINRYPDGRVTVWIADPADEDLYEVREKRVEVGASFDNRMEILSGLDGDERVVIRGNESLEDGARVRLAERGSR, encoded by the coding sequence GTGAAACCACTCGTCATGCGACTGGGCTTTCTGGCCGGATTGTGGTGTTTTGCGCTATCGCAGGTCCAGGCGCAGGATCGCCCCGGGGTTGAACTGGAGCAGGTTGAAACATCCGATATCATCAGCGAAGTCAGCCTGAACGGTACCGTCAATGCCCTGCGTACCTCCCGGCTGTCCACGGCGGTGGCAGGGCTTGTTGACGGTGTGCGGGTCGAAACCGGGGGCAGGGTTGCCCGGGGCGATCTGTTGATGAGTCTGGACGATGAGCAGGCAGAGTTCGAGCTCGAAAGCGCCCGTGCGGAGGCGTCAGAAGCCCGTGTCCGGCTGGAGGAGGCGCAACGCCGGCTGGCCGAAGCCCGTTCGGTGGGGGCAGGCCGTAATATTGCGGCGACAGAAGTCAGCGCCCGCGAGAGCGAGGTTGCCGCCACGGAGGCCGCCCTTGCCCGTTTGCGTGCCGAAGAAAAGCGGCGCCAGGTTGTGCTGGACCGTCATCGCATTGAAGCGCCGTTCGATGGCGTTGTCAGCAACCGTGCCAGTGACCTGGGAGAGTGGGTGACGCCTGGTGACGAGTTGCTGACCCTGGTGGATATCACCAACCTCAGGCTGGATTTTCGGGTACCCCAGGATTACTACCAGCGCATCACTGACGCTTCCGAACTGCTGGTTCAGGCCAAAGGTGTGGACCAGAAACCGGTTCCGGTCACCATCGAATCCCTGGTGCCGGTCAGCGATACCCGGGCCAGAACGTTCCTGCTGCGGGCCACCGGGCCGGAAGCGCTGAAGGTACTGCCCGGCATGGCAGTACAGGCAACATTAAGGGTGTCCACGGGTGAGCAGGGACTAACCGTTTCCCGGGATGCCATTAACCGCTATCCCGACGGCCGCGTCACAGTGTGGATCGCCGATCCGGCAGATGAAGATCTCTACGAAGTGCGTGAAAAACGGGTGGAAGTGGGCGCCAGCTTCGATAACCG